The following is a genomic window from Butyricimonas faecihominis.
TGCTACACATGCTGCGCCAAAGCCCCGAAGAGGTAAAGCAATTTACAGACAGTATCACTGCTTTGAAAGAATCCATCAAAGAATGCCAATACTGCCACAACATTTCAGACAGTGACACTTGTGAGATTTGTTCCGACCCCAAACGGGATACCCAAACGATATGTGTCGTGGAAAACATCAAGGACATCATGTCCCTTGAAGCCACCGGTCAATACCACGGGCTTTACCACGTTTTAGGGGGGATTATCTCGCCCATGGACGGCATAGGTCCTTCTGACCTTCACATTAATTCTCTACTGGAACGAGTGGTCAATCCTTCCGTGAAGGAGGTTATTTTCGCCTTGCGAGCCACCATAGAAGGAGACACCACGGGATATTACATCTTCAAAAAACTCCCTCGCCGGGATGAAATCACGGTCAGCACCCTTGCCAAAGGTATCGCCATAGGTAATGACCTCGAATATACCGATGAACTCACACTGGGACGCTCCCTAGTAAACCGGGTAAAATTCAGTCTAAATGGATGATTTTCCTACATATTAAAAAGAATCCGTCCGGAGTTCCGGACGGATTCTTTTTAAATTACACTTTGAACTACATGATAATTATTTCACCAATTGTTCCAACTGCATTCGTAATTTAGGATCCGAGGGACGTTTGGCATTCGCATCCACAATTTTCCCCTCTTCGTCCACGATCACGATGCGAGGGACCCCATGAATCAAGTATTTCTTTACCAAATCCGATTTAAAACCTCCCGGCACGTTCAACTGCAACTCGGCACCCTTCTTATCTTTAACCATCTTTCTCCACAAAGCCATCAACTCATCACCTGTATCCACTGACATCGAAATAAATACGATATTCTCCCCTTTCATATCATCAGCCAATTTCTCCATATAAGGCATTTCCGCACGACAAGGAATACATCCCGTGAACCAAAAATCCAACACCTGCACCTTTCCCTTGAAATCGGCAGAAGTATACTCTTTTCCCTTCACGTCAACCGCCTTAAATTCCGGAGCCATCTGCCCTCTTGCGATAGTTTTATGGGTTTCTTTAGACTCTTGGTAACGAGACTCCAAAGCCGGCAATGCCGCCAACGCCTCCGGATGGGTTATATATTGACGAACCCCTTCCAGATAAACCGGGAAATCATCAGAATATCCTTTCTGTAATGTAAGATTCAACAATTCCACCAAGAACATAGAACGAACCTTCTCATCCCCGATCTTCTGCGCGTAAATTTCCATGTATCTTTCCGGAGAAACCTCAATCCATCCCTTCTTTTCCATCTGTTCGAATGTCCCCAGCATCATGTTAAACCATTTCGGTATCTGCACGAGAGACGAATCCGAAAAGTTCACCTCTTTCATGAAATCATAAAAATTATCTGCCAGTTCAATCTTCAACTGAGGAGCAAACATCGCAGTATTCGCAGGTCCATTCAATCTTTGCAAGTAAAAATCACAACGATACTTCAATTTTTGCAGCCGAATAAAGTCCTGATCCAAACCGGAAGTTTCCAAATTTCCAATCAAGCGATTCACCTCCTCCGTGTTCAGTCTCACCCACTCTGCCGAGTAAAGCGGAACATCCTCAGGTACAGAACCTAAATATACATTTTCAGACAAAAACGTATTCTCGGCAACATGGTCTCCCGCAAACACAACACCATCCGCACCTTCTTGTATCTCCACCCGTGCTCCCGGAGTCAAATAAACCAAATAAAATTTCTTGTTCACCCCTACATAACGGAAATAACTCGGTACATTCAAATCCACCTCATAAGCATAATTTCCCAAAGAATCCGGTTCCATTTTCGTATATCCGGCCGTAGACCCTTCCGGAATAAAAAAGAAGTTTCCTTCAATCGTATTCTTAAACTCCACTCTCGCCTTCGTAGACGATTCCGTCTTATCCTGACATCCAGTTCCGGCAAAAGCCAGAACCGTTAATATCAAAAATACACAACATATTTTATTCATATGGGACATCATTTCGTATTTTGAACCAAATTACTCGTTTCCATCGCTTGCTGTGGGAAAGGCCACACTAACAGAGGTGAATCCGGACGCAAAGAATACGTTTTAGTTTCTCCGGCCTCATTCACATAAGTCTTTGTCAACGTTTCATTAAATTCTGTACAGAAACGTCTCATATCAAAGAATCCGTTATAAGTCAAAACTAATTCTCTCTTTCTCTCCTCACGAACTAGTTTAAATGCCTCATCGGCATCAGCAGCGGTTAACTCTGCCGTTCCAGGAAACACCCGATTCCGATACAAATCATTCAGATATTTCATTGCGTTATCTTTATCATCCTTTCTTGCATAGCATTCGGCTATCATCAGGTAAACTTCTGACAAACGCATACCTCCCGGGTTCCACTTCACATTCGTACTACCAAACATAATTGCCCCAGTTTCTGCCGTAGGACGTGGAGGCATATAATATCCCCAACAAGTGATATAACGTAAATCATTATTCTTGTCATACAAATCGAGCATTTCTTTCCGAGCATACTGCGGATACGGATCTGTATTAGTATGTCCAAACTGATATAATAAATGTTCCGGATTCGAATCCTCAAGTTTTGCAGCGGTCATCCACATACTTGGCATTGTTGGAAGGAAAGGATATGTTGCAAGCGCCTCATTATACATCTCATTCATATCCCAAAGTTTATGATAACTTGACTTTAAAGCATTCAACCCGGACTCCAAGGCTAGGTCGATCTCTCCTTTATACAGACGCACCTTAGCTTGTAAAGCATATCCGAACCCCTTTGTCGGACGATATGAATTCAAAGCCTGTTCCGGCAGATCAGCTAAAGCCTCCTCTATATCCTGTTCTATAAATTCATAAACTTCCTTAACCGTATATTGCTTACTTTCAGACTCCAAATCAAACTTTTTATGGATAATAATACCCATATCGGTTGCCGCAGTCTCTTTCTTATAAGGCTTTGCAAAAGTGTTCACCAAGAAAAAGTAATTATACGCCCGCATTATTTTAGCCTGAGCAATTCCCAACTTTTTATCCGTATCCGGTCCCTCTGCATCATTCATATGTTCTACTACAACATTGTACGACGCAATTCTGGAATAACAATCAGAATATAACTCTGCAATATCACCATCTACCATATAATTATAACGATCAACACTCTCATCCCAAAAGAACCCGATAGAATACATCGGATACAAGTAAGATTCCAACTCTGCCTTTTTATAATAGGTAACTTCATTTGCCATATACCAGAAAGAAGTCATGGAAAATTTCGGATTAGCCGCTTCAATCAATCCCAAATAATCATCTGTCGAATTCAATACCGCTTCTCCCTTAGGTACCACATCCAAATAGTTATCACAGGACACAAGTCCCATCACCAAAGATAACCATATAACAACTATATATTTTTTCATACGTCCACTCAATTAAAAGTTAATATTCAAACCAAGACTATAGGTCGGCATCAACAACTCCGTACGAGTTCCCGCATTTGCATTGAATGATTCCGGATCAATGCCTTCCCCGTTACTTGCCCAATAGAAAGGATTATCCACTTGAGCCCGAAGACTAACATTTTGCAAATTCACCTTCTTAATCAAATCTTTGGGTAAAGAATAGGTAATTCCGATATTACGACATTTGATAAAAGAAGCACTCAACACGTGTACATCAGCATATTTCCAAAGATAATTACGATCCTGATTTGCTCCGAAGGCTCCCATTGCCGGAATATCCGTGTTTTTATTTGTCTCAGTCCATCGGTTCGCCATATCTTTATGCATTCTGCCCGTAATATCTACGTAAGTTGAATAAAGAGGCGTTACATCATTTCTCAAAGAATGTCCCGTGTAATACACAAACTTCGTAAAGAATTCCAAGCTCTTCCATCTTAAATTGATCGTCAAAGCTCCGTTCCATTTCGGAGTTAATTGTCCGGCGTTTACCAAGACTGCGATATCACGTACAGGCTCGTTCGATTTTACCTCTCCATTCTGGTCGTATACAGAAGGATCTCCAGTCTTTGTCAAACCTGCATAGCGATAAGCGTACACCGAATTATAGGAATCTCCCTTTAAATAATTACTTCCCGGATACTGCAACATATCAATGGCATTAGAAGGCACGTAACCCACTTTTTTAATCACATTCTTATTATTCGCCGCAGTCAACGTCGTGTTCAAAGCCCAATCCTTCTTCTTTAACCAATCGTATGACACGGAAATTTCCAAACCGGTATTTCTCATGGCTCCATTATTTACTCTGGCCGTCTCGAAACCTAATGATGGGTCCAACGTCTTATTAGCCAACAAATCCGAGCTGTAGCGACGATAGAACTCCAATGATCCGCTCAATCTTCCGATTAACGCAAAATCCATACCCACATTAAACGTGGATGTTTTTTCCCAACGTAACATCTTATTAGGAGCTTGCGTGATCAAAGTTATACTAGCCTGCGTGTACAGCGAGTTTGCATAAGTTCCCAGCAAGTAAGGAGAAGAAGACTGATCCACGTTACCCGTGATTCCATAAGTTGTACGCAATTTCAACATATCCAGCCAAGCGATATCATTCAAGAATGATTCCCTAGTCATCAACCAACTTGCACCCACGGACCATAAAGGACGATAGCGATATTTCGGGTCCGTACCGAAAAGGTCTGCCTGATCCACTCGGATACTTGCATTCAGACTATATTTAGAATCGTAAGTATACCCCGCATTGGCATAAGCTGAAACATAACGGTGTTTCGTATTCGTCACATTCAACAATTCAGACTTTTTCTGAAGAGCATCTGTCAACTGTCCTTGTACACCATTCGTCATCAATGTTTCCCAGTTCACTTGCTTATAAGTCAACTTTCTATCATCATAACCGTAACGTTCACTTTGAGATTCACCCCATTCATCTTGACGAATTTCAGCTCCGGCAAGAACCGTCAAATCATGCTTGTCGGCAATTGTCGTTTGGTAATTCAACTGCGCCCGGAAATTAAAGAACTCCGAATCGGAATGCTTTTCAGCCATATGTCCTCCTTGAGGAATATTATAAATAAAGTTATTGTTAGACTTAGATGCGTAACGATTCACCATGTCCCGCATAATATAAGAATCCGCCTCATCATATTGCTTAGCATCTGACTTAGTACGTTCATACTGGAATTTTACTCCTAAATCCAATCCTTTATACAACTTGAAATCAGCATTCGTAAACAAACGCACATACACACTCTTCGTGGTTAGCATGTTTTTATACATCTCCTCTTTCAAATTATATCCCATAAACTCCAACCCCTCTGTTTCATTAATATCCATGGCACGATAATAATTTTCCTTGTATTGATAAACCGCATCCCCCTCATCAGACACCACGCACTCGTACGGCATCGCATCAAACCAAGATACGCCTGATTGAGATACTTCTGTCTTAGTAAGGTAAACATTAGATCCGTACGTCAATGTAAACCAATCCGCTAATTTCAACTCGTTTTTCAGATAAATACTATATTGATTAGCCGAATTTGATCTTAAATATTGTCCGTTATCTTCATAACGAAGTGAAAAATACAAATTAGACTTTTCCCCTCCTTTTAATAACGACAAATTATAGTTTTGGCTCAAAGCTGTGTGAGTCAATATTTTTTGTGCTTCCCGACGATAGTCATTATCCCTCATTGCATTTATCGCCTGATTTACCTCGGCTTCTGTCATATTGCCGTCAAGCATTTCCCGATAATAACGCTCGATACGAGTATATGCTTTAGGAGCATTAGAGGCATCCTTATTAGTAAAATAAGCACTAGGATCAGTTCCGTATTCCGTATAATTAAACAAAAAGTCTTGTTCGAAATCAATAATATCACTCGTGGAAGCATAATCCATATAACTCATTTTAGGAATTGGCTTTATATAAAAGCTAGCCGACAAATCAATACTCACTTTATCCCCTTTTCCTTTTTTCGTCGTGATCACGATCACTCCGTTAGAAGCACGTACCCCGTATAATGAAGTGGCCGCAGCATCCTTCAACACGGTTATCGTTTCCACATCATCCGGGTTGATGGAACTCAAAGATTGATTCATCACGATTCCATCCACCACCAGCAATGGGGTTGAACTCACGGCAAAAGATGAAGCCCCCCGAATCTCCAACTCATCTCCATAAGTAGACAAACCGGGAGTCAAACCTTCAATCTTGGAAACCAAACTCGTACTTTGTACTTTGCCTAAATCTTCCGCTTTCAAAATTGTCACGGAACCCGTTGAACGTTCACGAGAAATCGTCTGGTAACCGGTAGCCACCACTTCTCCCAGCATCTCAACCTCTTCCTCCATCGTCACGTCCAATAATTTATCCGAACCATCATACAACAATTCCTTCGTCTTCATTCCAACAAATGAAAATACCAAGGTAACGTTCTTTTCTGTTAATTTGAACTCGAATCTCCCATCCACATCGGTTGCAGCCCCAAACGTCGTACCTTTCTGAATCACCGCTACACCGGGTAGAGGCATCCCCGTCTCATCTTTCACCACTCCTCGAACCGTATAAACCTTCTTCTCATCATTACTCTTATAAGAAATAACAATTAACTCCCCCTCTTGGCTATATTTGAAAGGCATGCCCTTTAACAAAATATCCAAACATTCCTCCACACTCTTATTTTCCAACTTTGCAGACACCTTATAGCTGTTCAAGTCATCATAATTGAAGACAAACTTACAATTAGCCGCTTCACTCAAACTTTTCAA
Proteins encoded in this region:
- the recR gene encoding recombination mediator RecR; this encodes MQSLSSKLLEKAVEQFASLPGIGRKTALRYVLHMLRQSPEEVKQFTDSITALKESIKECQYCHNISDSDTCEICSDPKRDTQTICVVENIKDIMSLEATGQYHGLYHVLGGIISPMDGIGPSDLHINSLLERVVNPSVKEVIFALRATIEGDTTGYYIFKKLPRRDEITVSTLAKGIAIGNDLEYTDELTLGRSLVNRVKFSLNG
- a CDS encoding TlpA family protein disulfide reductase → MNKICCVFLILTVLAFAGTGCQDKTESSTKARVEFKNTIEGNFFFIPEGSTAGYTKMEPDSLGNYAYEVDLNVPSYFRYVGVNKKFYLVYLTPGARVEIQEGADGVVFAGDHVAENTFLSENVYLGSVPEDVPLYSAEWVRLNTEEVNRLIGNLETSGLDQDFIRLQKLKYRCDFYLQRLNGPANTAMFAPQLKIELADNFYDFMKEVNFSDSSLVQIPKWFNMMLGTFEQMEKKGWIEVSPERYMEIYAQKIGDEKVRSMFLVELLNLTLQKGYSDDFPVYLEGVRQYITHPEALAALPALESRYQESKETHKTIARGQMAPEFKAVDVKGKEYTSADFKGKVQVLDFWFTGCIPCRAEMPYMEKLADDMKGENIVFISMSVDTGDELMALWRKMVKDKKGAELQLNVPGGFKSDLVKKYLIHGVPRIVIVDEEGKIVDANAKRPSDPKLRMQLEQLVK
- a CDS encoding RagB/SusD family nutrient uptake outer membrane protein, giving the protein MKKYIVVIWLSLVMGLVSCDNYLDVVPKGEAVLNSTDDYLGLIEAANPKFSMTSFWYMANEVTYYKKAELESYLYPMYSIGFFWDESVDRYNYMVDGDIAELYSDCYSRIASYNVVVEHMNDAEGPDTDKKLGIAQAKIMRAYNYFFLVNTFAKPYKKETAATDMGIIIHKKFDLESESKQYTVKEVYEFIEQDIEEALADLPEQALNSYRPTKGFGYALQAKVRLYKGEIDLALESGLNALKSSYHKLWDMNEMYNEALATYPFLPTMPSMWMTAAKLEDSNPEHLLYQFGHTNTDPYPQYARKEMLDLYDKNNDLRYITCWGYYMPPRPTAETGAIMFGSTNVKWNPGGMRLSEVYLMIAECYARKDDKDNAMKYLNDLYRNRVFPGTAELTAADADEAFKLVREERKRELVLTYNGFFDMRRFCTEFNETLTKTYVNEAGETKTYSLRPDSPLLVWPFPQQAMETSNLVQNTK
- a CDS encoding SusC/RagA family TonB-linked outer membrane protein encodes the protein MAILLSKKRSIDRNVSRRIVKMFLIQFVFCLCFFTSIASGVTQNRVVNLDFENVELSKALKSLSEAANCKFVFNYDDLNSYKVSAKLENKSVEECLDILLKGMPFKYSQEGELIVISYKSNDEKKVYTVRGVVKDETGMPLPGVAVIQKGTTFGAATDVDGRFEFKLTEKNVTLVFSFVGMKTKELLYDGSDKLLDVTMEEEVEMLGEVVATGYQTISRERSTGSVTILKAEDLGKVQSTSLVSKIEGLTPGLSTYGDELEIRGASSFAVSSTPLLVVDGIVMNQSLSSINPDDVETITVLKDAAATSLYGVRASNGVIVITTKKGKGDKVSIDLSASFYIKPIPKMSYMDYASTSDIIDFEQDFLFNYTEYGTDPSAYFTNKDASNAPKAYTRIERYYREMLDGNMTEAEVNQAINAMRDNDYRREAQKILTHTALSQNYNLSLLKGGEKSNLYFSLRYEDNGQYLRSNSANQYSIYLKNELKLADWFTLTYGSNVYLTKTEVSQSGVSWFDAMPYECVVSDEGDAVYQYKENYYRAMDINETEGLEFMGYNLKEEMYKNMLTTKSVYVRLFTNADFKLYKGLDLGVKFQYERTKSDAKQYDEADSYIMRDMVNRYASKSNNNFIYNIPQGGHMAEKHSDSEFFNFRAQLNYQTTIADKHDLTVLAGAEIRQDEWGESQSERYGYDDRKLTYKQVNWETLMTNGVQGQLTDALQKKSELLNVTNTKHRYVSAYANAGYTYDSKYSLNASIRVDQADLFGTDPKYRYRPLWSVGASWLMTRESFLNDIAWLDMLKLRTTYGITGNVDQSSSPYLLGTYANSLYTQASITLITQAPNKMLRWEKTSTFNVGMDFALIGRLSGSLEFYRRYSSDLLANKTLDPSLGFETARVNNGAMRNTGLEISVSYDWLKKKDWALNTTLTAANNKNVIKKVGYVPSNAIDMLQYPGSNYLKGDSYNSVYAYRYAGLTKTGDPSVYDQNGEVKSNEPVRDIAVLVNAGQLTPKWNGALTINLRWKSLEFFTKFVYYTGHSLRNDVTPLYSTYVDITGRMHKDMANRWTETNKNTDIPAMGAFGANQDRNYLWKYADVHVLSASFIKCRNIGITYSLPKDLIKKVNLQNVSLRAQVDNPFYWASNGEGIDPESFNANAGTRTELLMPTYSLGLNINF